The window TTGCCCGAACAGCGGCACCCATTTCAGGCTCTTCTTGCCAATGCAGACAGTCCGGCGCGGAACGACGTTACCGAACACGAACAGATCATAGTTGGATTGATGGTTGGCGATGATTACGCAACTGTCGGGCTTGTTCATCAAGCCGCTGACATCGGTCTTCACTCGCAGACGCAGAATGCACATGGCCGGCAATGCGTAGAGGCGCGCGCACAGACGGCTGTTGTCCGGGTTGAATGGGCGGCACACCCCGAGAATCACTCCAAGGACACCGGCCACCATAAAGTGCAGGCCCATCAATAACATACGAAACACGAACAGCATTTTCAGGCCCCACCGGGACAAAAGGTGGCGCAGTGTACGGATGTGCACTGTTTTCGGCAATTGCCGCTATAGAGTCCGGAGATAGGCGATGTTTAAGCGCATGTTTCCGGCTGGGTTGTCAGACGCGTCCTAGAGCTATTGAGGTTTTGTAAACCGTGCATGCAAGAAAAAGCCCGACACGACGGTCGGGCTGTTCTTTATGGCGGTAACCGGGTGATTAACCCAAATGTTCCTGATCCTGGATGATCGCGTTGTCCAGGGTTTCCAGCAGGGCTTTGCGCACTTTCAGCTTGGTGTTTTTGTGCGCAGTCATGTTGATCTTTTTCAACTGACGCGCAGCAGCGAGGGCGGCGCCTTGCAGTTCCTCGGCGGCAACTACTTTGTCGAGGAAGCCAGCATCCACAGCACTTTGCGGATCGAACATCTCGCCATTGATCACCGAGCGGTGAAACGCCGAGCGACGCAGGCGATCACGGGCCAGCTCGATACCGGCATGGTGCATGGTCATACCGATCTGCACTTCGTTCAGACCAATGCTGAACGGGCCATCGACACCGATGCGGTAATCGGCGGACAACAGAATAAAGGCACCTTTGGCCACGGCGTGCCCCGGGCACGCAACAATCACCGGGAAGGGGTGAGAGAGTAAGCGACGAGCCAGCGTCGAACCGGCGGTCACCAGCGACACCGCTTCTTTAGGCCCGGCAGTCATGACTTTCAGGTCGTACCCGCCAGACAGAATCCCAGGCTGGCCGGTAATGATCACGATGGCACGATCAGCAACCGCCTGATCCAGCGCCGCGTTGAACGCCGCAATCACGTCCGGGGAAATGGCATTGACCTTGCCGTTACTCAGGGTCAGGGTCGCGATACCGTCTTCGAGGTGGTAGGCAATCAACTCACTCATGACGCTATTCCTTGTAAGAAAGATGGGCAGACGTTACCCACCACCGCAGGCCAGGTAAAGCGCCGTGACTGACCCGCCGGTCACCGATTACCGGCTCAACCGGCGTACCGCGCCGTTCTGCTTCTATATAGAAGGGCCATGCCCACCGAAGATTGGCCGGTTTGCCATGACTCATCGGCGGGGCAAAACGACTTTTTCTCTTAACCGCATGAAAATTCTGAAAAAAAGTTTGCCATCGGAAAAGCTTTCGACTACATTAGCGCGCCTCGACAGACAGAACATGTTTGAAGAGATACGGTGAAGTGTCCGAGTGGCTTAAGGAGCACGCCTGGAAAGTGTGTATACAGGAAACTGTATCGAGAGTTCGAATCTCTCCTTCACCGCCATATTCAGTACACAAAACCCCTGATTTCGAAAGAAGTCAGGGGTTTTGTGGTTTCTGGCGTCTGGATTTTATCGGACGCGCCGCCGAAGTCCGCCTCACCTTTGGCAGGGATTACAATTGCGCATTTATTTACCAGTAAAAGGACGATTTCATGATCATTTCCACCACTCACGCCATTGAAGGCCGTCAGATCACTGCATATCTGGACATTGTCAGCGCCGAGTCGGTGCAGGGCGTCAATGTGATCCGTGACATGTTCGCTGGCATGCGCGATTTTTTTGGTGGTCGTTCGCAGACGCTGGAAAGGGCTTTGAAGGAGGCGCGGATTCAGGCGACTGAAGAAATCAAGGAGCGGGCGCGTGCTCTGCAAGCCGATGCGGTGGTCGGGGTGGACTTTGAGATCAGCATGCCTGGCGGTAAGGGTGGGATGGTTGTGGTGTTCGCAACCGGTACCGCAGTGAAGTTGCGCTGAATTTTGATCCCAGGCCATGTGAGCCCATCCAGGTCGATGGCGACAAGGTGGGGCGTATCGGAGGGGTGATTCGGTGTAGGCCATTCGTCGGGCATCAGTTCATCTGAATAACAAGTCCAGGAATGACCGGCTAGTCTCAAAAGTCTGGGAGGTCGATATTTTTTCAGGCAAAAGCGCTTTGCCGGTGTCGACCCGATTTGAAGGGGCGAAGGTATGACTGATCCATATATCGAAGATGATGGCGCTGAATTTTCCTTCAACAACTGCGTACGGTGCGGCCAGACCGAGTATCAGTCTGGTTTTGGCGAGGACCCGGTGCAGACCGGCAAGATCAAGTCCATGGCACCGAAAGGGCCGAAGGCGAAATTTCTACCCAAGGTCGCGACCCGCGCCCGCAAATAATCCGGCTGCTAACAACCCCGTCACCGAACGGGGTTTTTTACGTGTGGCAAACGATCTAGGAAATGTCCTACGTGGCTTTTTAGGTTTTCACAAACTTTTCACGTTCGTCAAAGTAGGGTGAAGCCATCCGTTAGAAAGCAAGTCTCCAGCCCGTCTCCCCAGCGGGCTTTTTTTTGCCTGTCATAAAACCTTTTCCAGAATCGCTGTCCAATCGGCGCCGAGTGCGCGCAGCGCTCCGATTTCGTCTGGACTTTTGCGCTCCGAAGACATTAAATCCCGGCCCTTTTTGTCATCCCAATTTTTGAGGTTTCCGTCATGCGTTTAACACTGCCTGCTTTGGTTCTGGGGCTTTTCGTTGCTCAAGGTGCGATGGCTGCTGGTGACGGCACCGCGGCGCTGGGCGGTGGTCTGGGTGGCGCGCTGGGTAACGTTGTCGGCCAGAAAATGGGCGGCAGCACCGGTGCCGCGATTGGCGCTGGCGTTGCGGGCGCAGCGGGTAGTGCGATGGCGGCGCGTAAAGGCAGTCGCACCAAAGCAGCCATCGGCGGCGGTGTCGGTGCAGCTGGCGGTTCGGTAATCGGCAACAGCCTCGGCGGCAGGACCGGCGCGACCATTGGTGCCGGCCTGGGCGGCGCGGCGGGCGGTGCGGTAGGCAGCAACCTGTCGAAAGGTCACAAGCGTCACTGATCCAAAACGCTTGTCAGAAAAAGCCCGGCTCAATGCCGGGCTTTTTCATGGCTGAACGTTTTTCCCGCCGAAGTCTCCAATCTCACATAGGCCCTTGTGTGGGCGAACTGTCCCGATTCGGGAACTGTGAGGTTCATATGCGTTTGTCATTATCTGCACTGTTTTTCGGATTGCTGGTGGCTCAGGGCGCGATGGCCGCCGGTGATGGTTCGGCAGCCGTTGGTGGAGGGCTGGGTGGCGTGCTGGGCAATGTCGTCGGCGGACAACTCGGTGGTAGCACCGGTGCGGCGGTCGGCGCCGGTGTAGGTGGCGCGGCTGGCGGTGCCGTCGGGGCGAATAAACGCAATCGCACCGAGGCCGCCATTGGTGGCGGCCTCGGTGCGGCGGGCGGTTCAGTGATCGGCAACAGTCTTGGCGGCTCAACCGGATCGGCTGTCGGTGCAGGATTGGGAGGCGCGGCGGGTGGTGCGGTCGGCAACAACCTGGGCGACGATGGCGGGAAGTCTCATTCCGGTGGTGGTCACAAGCATAAGAACAAACATAAGAACCGCCATCGTTGATGGATGGTTAAACAAAAACCCGGTCGTGAGCCGGGTTTTTCGTTTCTGCAGTAGGGGGGAACGATTGGCTGTTGGGCTTTTCGAAAGTGATACACACCCCGAATTATGAGGTTTGCCATGACTCCCGAAACCGAAGGCAAGGAAGAAAAAGGCCCGAGTGGGCTGCCGTTTATCAATGATCCGGGGAATGAGGATCCGGGGTCGCTGATGGATGACGCGACGGTGCCGTTGAACGATGCTGATGAGGCGGATATGGAAGACGAAGATGATGAAGATGAGCAGTGACCGAATTCCCGATGGCTTCTAAATGCCGATGGCGTAAAGTTTGAATCTTCAGGGCCTGTGGTTGTGCAGGCCCTCATCGCCGCAGAGAACATTGCCCGTTGCTCAATGTCCATTGCGCTCGTTATGCTGCTGAACCCTTTAATCAGATCCGCGCAGCGGCGCCAGTCGTCGCCCGGGATGTCTTTGAAAACGGATCCGATGATGAATGCACCGCTGAAGGCGTTCGGCCCGATCAAGGCCGTGATTTTCGATATGGACGGGTTGCTGCTGGACACCGAGGGCATTTACACCGAGGTTACCTCGCTGATTGCCGGGCGCTACGGGCGTACCTTCGACTGGAGCATCAAGCAGAACATCATTGGCCGTGGGGCCAACGATCTGGCGAATTATGTTGTGCAGGCGCTGGATTTGCCGATCACTGCCGAAGAGTTTCTGGTGATTCGCGAGCCGCTGATGCGCGAGCGTTTCCCCACTGCACAAGCGATGCCCGGGGCGGAAGAGCTGATTCGCCACCTCAAGGCGCACAACATTCCGATCGCAGTGGGCACCAGTTCGTCGCGGCAGTCGTTCGGCCAGAAAACCACGTTGCACCGTGACTGGTTTTCGCTGTTCGATTTCATCGTTACGGCAGACGATCCGGAAGTCGGCGCAGCCAAGCCGGCGCCGGATATTTTCCTGACCGCCGCCCGCCGTCTGGGTGTCGCGCCCGAGGATTGTCTGGTGTTCGAGGATTCGCCGTTTGGCGTCACTGCAGCGAAAGCGGCAGGCATGACCGCCATCGCCATTCCCGACGCCGCCATGGCCGATGAAAAATACGCACACGCCGACGGGATTCTTCGGTCGTTGAAAGGGTTTGTCCCGAGCGCCTGTGGCTTGCCAGCGCTGGAATGGGCCTGAACGCAGCATGAAAAAACGCCGCCCCTCTGTTGAAAGAGGGGCGGCGTTTTTCTTAAAGACGAATCAGAGGATCAGGCGCCGAAACCACCGTCAATGGTCAGGCTTGCACCGGTGATGTAACCCGCTTCCGGCCCCACCAGATAAGCGACGAAACCGGCGATTTCATCGGCTGTACCGTAGCGACCCACCGCCATCAGCGGAATAAGGCTTTCGGCGAAGTCACCGTGCGCCGGGTTCATGTCGGTGTCGACCGGGCCGGGTTGCACGTTGTTGATGGTGATGCCACGTGGGCCGAGATCCCGCGCCAGACCTTTGGTCAAACCCACCAGAGCCGATTTGCTCATTGCATAGACACCGCCGCCGCCGAAGGGCATGCGGTCAGCATTGGTGCTGCCAATGTTGACGATGCGCGAGCCTTCGCCCATGTGTTTGGCGGCTTCCTGCGAAGCGATGAACACGCTGCGTACGTTGATCGCCAAGGTCTGATCAAAATCTTCCAGCTTGAAATCTTCCAGCGGAGCGATAGCCAGCACCCCGGCGTTGTTGACCAGAATGTCGAGGCGGTCAAAGGCTTCGACGGTGGCGCTGACCGCATGGCGAATGGCTGCGGCGTCAGCACTGTCAGCCTTGATCGCCAGGGCCTTGCCGCCGTTGGCAGTGATGCTGTTTTGCAACTCTTCAGCCTTGGCGGTTGAGCTGACGTAGGTGAAGGCAACAGCAGCGCCTTCAGCGGCCAGACGTTTGACGATGGCAGCGCCGATGCCGCGGGAACCGCCTTGAATCAGAGCGACTTTGCCGCTGAGGTGTTGAGTGGTCATGTTCGATCTCCAGATGTTTCAAGGCGGGGTGCCTTGTTGTTGGAGCCGAGTATCGGCCGCGCATCGACAACCGTGTAGACCCTGATTGCTATAGTCTGTGTAAACCAGAAGTTTATAGTGGCGATCATGGAAACCTTCAGCAGTATCGAATGCTTCGTGCGTAGCGCCGAAGTCGGCAGCTTTGCCGAGGCCGCTCGACGCTTGAGTCTGACGCCGGCAGCCGTCGGTAAAAGCGTGGCGAAACTGGAAGCGCGCCTCGGCGTGAGGCTGTTCCAGCGTAGCACTCGTCGACTGACCCTGACGGAAGCGGGGCAGTTGTTCTTGGGTGAAGTCAGCGCCAGCCTCACCACGATCCAGAACGCCGTGGCCAATCTGGCCAGCGCCGAGGGGCAGCCGACAGGCACCTTGAAAGTCAGCATGGGCACGGTGTTCGGCCGTCTCTATATCGTGCCGCTGCTCGGCGAGTTCCTGCGACGCTTCCCAGCGATCAACCCGGACTGGAACTTCGATAACCGCCAGGTTGATCTGATCGGCCAGGGCTTCGATGCCGCCATCGGTGGTGGCTTCGAATTGCCCCAAGGCGTGGTTGCGCGGCGATTGACGCCTGCGCATCGGGTCTTGGCCGCGTCGAAGGATTACTTGAAGGCCAACACACCCATCACAGAGCCGGACGATCTCAAGCAGCACGACGGGATTCTGATCCGCTCACCGCAAACCGGTCGTGTACGTTCATGGCAGCTGACGCATCGCAGCCAACAGCACAGCCCGCTGACCCTGCGGGCGCGAATGACCATGAGCGATTCCGAGGCGGCGTGTGCAACGGCGGCACAAGGGTTGGGCATTGCGCTGGTGAGCATGCCGTTCGCGGTGGGGTATCTGGAGGCGGGAACATTGCAGCGGGTGTTGCCGGACTGGTTTGTCGATGACGGCAACATTTCGATCTACTACGCCGAGCACAAATTGTTGCCGGGCAAGACTCGGGCTTTTGTGGATTTTGTGATTGAACAGTTTGCGCAGCAGGGGTTGGCTCAGCGGTTCAGTGCTATCTGATTTTTGGCTTGGGACTGAGGCTCGGCCATCGCGGGCAAGCCACGCTCCCACAGGTCTCGCGTCGCATACAAAATATGTGGGCAACTCATAACCTGTGCGAGCGTGGCTTGCCCGCGATGAACGATCACGCGGTCTAACGGGCAAACCGACCCGGCCAGCCAATGATGTTCTTCGGCCGCGGCGTCGCATAAGTCCGCACCTTGGACGTCGACAACCCCAGGCGCACCAGCGATTCCGCAATGGTCACCGCGGCCGTCACCCCGTCCACTACCGGTACCCCGGTGCGCCGGCGAATCTGCTCATCCAGCCCGGCCATTCCGCCGCAACCCAGGCATATCACTTCGGCCTTGTCCTGCGTCACCGCCAACTCCGCCTGATGCACGATGGCTTCCAGTGCGCGGTGCGGTTCATGTTCCAGTTCAAGAACCGCAAGGCCACTGGCCCGCACCGAAGCGCAACGATCCCACAGACCGGACAACTTCAGACGATCCTCGATCAGCGGCACCGTGCGATCCAGCGTGGTGACCACCGAGTATGCGTGGCCAAGAAACATCGCCGTACTCGCCGCCGCATCGGTAATGTCCACCACCGGTACGTTGAGCAGTTCCTGCAAACCTTCGCGACCATGTTCGCCATAACCGGCCTGGATCACCGCATCGAACGGCTGATCGTAAGACATCACCCGATCCATCACCGCGATGGCGGCCAGATAGCTTTCGAAATTGCCTTCAATCGAATCAGCCCCGAAGTGCGGCGTCAGACCGACGATTTCCGTACCGGGTGAGGCGACGGCCTGCGCCGAGCGAGCGATGGCCTGAGTGATGGATTCGGTGGTGTTGACGTTGACCACGAGAATTCGCATGGGAAGTCCTTATAGCGGGCAGTTCTGCGGCCCGAAGTCCGGGCCGCGAAGAAGTTAGTGGCAGACGTTGTCGACAGCGATGGACTCGCCATTGACGTCGGCGTAGTGCGGCTGACGTTTGGCGATGATCAGGTAGAGCATTCCGGCGATTCCCGCACCGATCAGCCAGGAAAACGGCGAAACACTGTGGAAGCCGGGAACCAGCGCCAGGACGATGGCGATCAATGCCGCAGGAATAAACGCCGCCACCGCACGGAAATTGACCCCGTGGCTGTAGTAATAGGCGCCGTCGGGATCTTCGCTGTAGAGCTGCGGAACGTTGATCCGACCTTTGCGGATCAGCCAGTAGTCGACCATGATCACGCCGTACAACGGGCCTAGCAGGGCGCCGAGACCGGACAGGAAGTACACGATCACCAGCGGGCTGTTGTAGAGGTTCCACGGCAGGATCAGCACGGCGATGGTCGCGCTGATCAGCCCGGCACGGCGGAAGGTCAGGTATTTCGGCGCCAGATTGCTGAGGACAAACGCCGGGGCGACGAAGTTGGCCATGATGTTCACCGCCACGGTGACAATCAGGAACGCCAGGCAACCGAGGACCAGGAAGAACGTATTGGGAATCGAGGCGATGATTTCTGTAGGACTTTCGATGATCCGGCCGTTGATCTGGAATTGCGCGCCACACAGCAGAACAGTAATCGCGGCGAACACCAGAATGTTCACCGGCAAACCCCAGAAATTTCCGACCTTGATGGTTTTGCGGCACGGCGAGGAGCGGGCGAAGTCGCAGAAGTTGAGGATCAACGTGCCGTAAATCGCCAGCCACAATGCGCCGCCGGCAAAAATATTGCGCCACATCTCACCGCCGGTCAGTGGTTCGCGGATCGACCAGGCGATGGTTGCGTTGGCCTGGAAGTACATCCATGCGGCGAGAGCGGCGACGGTGAGCAAAATCACCGGGCCGGCGAACGCCTCGTAACGGCGGACCATTTCCATGCCGTAGGCGAGGATTGCCAGTTGCACGAACCAGATCGCCACGAAACACACCCAGCCCAATGTCGATAACCCGAGGATCGAGTTGTGGTCGTATTCGGCGAATCCCGGATGGACCGCCGTCAGCAAAACGCGAAATACCACCGACGCCAGATACGTCTGAATCCCGAACCACGCGATGGCGATAACCGCCCGAATCAGCGCAGGAATTTGCGCGCCGTGAATACCGAAACTGATCCGGCTGATCACCGGAAACGGCACCCCGGTTTTCTGCCCCATGTAACCGGACAGGTTCATGAAAAAGTAGACCAGTGCCGCGCCTATCCCCAGCGACAGCAGAATCTGCCAACCGCCCAGCCCCAAGGCATACAAGCCGATAGCAAACGAGTAGTTGGCGATGTTATGCACGTCATTGGTCCACAGGGCGAAAATGCTGTACTTGCCCCAGCGCCGACCTTCGGCTTTGGTCGGCGCCAGATCACTGTTGTGCAGACGGGGGCTCAGTTGCAACGGCTCGCCCAGACCGTCGTACGGCAAGGGCTGATCGAGTGCGGAGGAGGGCAGATTCAGCGCGATGTTGTTGGAGAGACTTGTACGCATTCCGGCAGGCTCCTGATGGGCGGGCCGCGATGACTGTGCATGAGCCCGGGGCTCGACAAATCTTCGTCGCGGCCAGCAAACATCACTGGTTACGGGGCATCTGCAGCCTGTACGGGATAGGGCGCTTCAGGCTTGCGGATCGAAAGTGTTTAGTCATGTTTTGCAGTTTTGTATACAAAACATGTATGCACCGAAGCCAGATCTGTGCCAATTATCGATCTATGCGCAGCCATCCTCATTTCGAAAAGTTATCTAGCAACGCTAAGTGATTGAAAATAGTTGGTTATAAATTGACCGATTGAACAGGTATTTATTTTTTGCGGGGGATTTTGCGGAGGTGGCAAAGCGGAGAGGCGTTCAGAAGTGATGTAACTTTTCAGGGCGTTAAAAAAAAAGTGCACACATAAATGGCACCGATGGTGACATTCCTGTGTACACATTTTTTTGAGTCGCTAGAGGCCGTGTAGGAGTGAGCCTGCTCGCGATAGCGGCGTATCAGTCGATGAATTTTTTGCCTGATACACCGCTATCGCGAGCAGGCTCACTCCTACAAGGGGAAATCATCGTGGCAGGGGTTTACGCCTTGCTGATGATATTTCCCGCATGCAGCCCGCATTCTTTCTGCGTCGCTTCTTCCCACCACCAACGGCCTTCGCGCTCGTGCTGATTGGGCAGGACCGGGCGGGTGCACGGTTCGCAGCCAATGCTGATAAAGCCGCGTTCATGCAGGCTGTTGTACGGCAGCTCCAGCATGCGGATGTAACCCCAGATCTCTTCGCTGGTCATCTGCGCCAGCGGGTTGAATTTGTAGAGGGTGCGTTCAGGCGTAGAGAACGCGGTGTCGATTTCCAGCACTGCCACGGCGCTGCGCGTGCCCGGGCTCTGGTCGCGGCGCTGGCCGGTGGCCCAGGCTTTGACGCTGGACAACTTGCGTCGCAGCGGCTCGATCTTGCGGATCCCGCAGCATTCACCGTGGCCGTCCTTGTAGAAACTGAACAGGCCTTTTTCCTTCACGAACGGTTCCAGTTTCGTGTAGTCCGGCGACACCAGTTCGATGTCGATCTTGTAGTGCTCGCGCACCTGATCGATGAATCGGTAGGTTTCCGGGTGCAGGCGACCGGTGTCGAGACTGAACACCTTGACGTTCTTGTTGAGCTTCCAGGCCATGTCCACCAGCACCACATCCTCGGCGCCGCTGAAAGATATCCACAGCTCATCACCGAACTCGGCAAAGGCGAGTTTGAGGATGTCTTGCGCAGATTTGTTGGCATAGGTCGTGGCGAGTTCCACGACATCGAACGTTGCACTCATCAGGGCGGCTTCCTACAGGTCGGTGGCGCTGGGCGCTCTATATGGCGGCGATGGTAACAAAAAGCTGCGTCTGGCGGGGCGTGCTGTGCGTTGCGCGGGCGTGGGGGAGTCGCTAGAGTTCGGGCTCGCTCGACTCAATAATCAATACAAACGGGAGTGTCTTGTGGAAATTGCTTGCCTGGATCTTGAAGGGGTACTGGTACCGGAAATCTGGATCGCCTTCGCCGAAAAAACCGGAATCGAATCCCTCAAAGCCACCACCCGGGACATTCCCGATTACGACGTGCTGATGAAACAGCGTCTGCGCATCCTCGATGAACATGGCTTGAAGCTGTCGGATATTCAAGAAGTGATCGCCAGCCTGAAACCGCTGGACGGCGCGGTGGAGTTCGTCAACTGGCTGCGCGAGCGCTTTCAGGTGGTGATTCTGTCGGACACCTTCTATGAGTTTTCCCAGCCGTTGATGCGTCAACTGGGCTTCCCGACACTGCTTTGCCATCGCCTGATTACCGATGAAAGCGGGCGGGTGACCAGCTATCAGTTGCGTCAGAAAGATCCGAAACGGCAGTCGGTGCTGGCCTTCAAGAGCCTGTACTACCGGGTGATTGCGGCGGGTGATTCGTACAACGACACCACGATGCTCGGTGAGGCGGACGCGGGGATTCTGTTCCATGCGCCGGAGAATGTGATTCGCGAGTTCCCGCAGTTTCCGGCGGTGCACACGTTTGCCGAGCTGAAGCAGGAATTCCTCAAAGCCTCAAACCGCGACCTCAGCCTGTAAGCATGGCTCCCTGATGATCGTTCCCACGCTCCGCGTGGGAATGCTTCAACGGACGCTCCGCGTTCGGCTTTGGATGGGACGCAGAGCGCCCCGGGCTGCATTCCCACGCAGAGCGTGGGAACGATCTTTACTCAGAGGTTTTGCAGGGTTTCCAGGAGGATTCTGACTTTAGTAATCGACTCCTGATACTCCGCCTGCCAGTCCGAGTCGGCGACGATCCCGCCACCGCCCCAGCAGCACACCTGCCCATCCTTGACCAACAGACTGCGAATCGCGATGGAGCTGTCCATCTCGCCGCGCACGTCCAGATACAACAACGACCCGCAATACAAGCCGCGCCGGGTCGGCTCCAGTTCGTCAATGATCTGCATGGCACGAATCTTTGGCGCGCCGGTGATCGAACCGCCGGGGAAGCTGCCGGCGATCAGATCGAGTGCATCGCGGTCATCCGCCAGTTCACCGGTCACGCTGCTGACCAAGTGATGCACGTTCGGATAGCTTTCCAGGCTGAACAACTCCGGCACGCGCACCGAGCCAATGCGGCAGGTGCGCCCGAGGTCGTTGCGCAGCAGGTCGACGATCATCAGGTTTTCCGCGCGATCCTTCGGGCTGGCCAGCAGTTCGGCGGCGTTGGCCGCGTCTTCGGCGGGGGTCAGGCCTCGAGGGCGGGTGCCTTTGATCGGGCGGGTTTCCACTTGGCGCTGGCTGACCTTGACGAAGCGCTCCGGCGACAGGCTCAGCACCGCGCCGCCATCGGGCAGGCTCTGGAAGCCGGAAAACGGTGTCGGGCAGGCTTTGCGCAATTCGCAGTAAGCCAACCATGGGTCGCCTTGGCATGAGGCTCGGAAACGCTGGGCAAAGTTGACCTGATAGCAGTCACCGGCCTGAATGTAATGCTGAATGCGTTCGAAAGCCTGACGGTAGTCGTCAGCCGAAAGATCGGC of the Pseudomonas sp. Seg1 genome contains:
- the pabB gene encoding aminodeoxychorismate synthase component I, coding for MLTCSVHPLPYRANPADYFAAIRHAPGAVLLDSGRPSADRGRYDLLSAWPLEQLAVLRDESGSHFLQRLRDNLNRLGEAQLPATYELPFAGGLIGYLSYDFGRHLENLPSDARDDLQLPDAQFGLYDWALVSDHQAGTSQLVFHPSIVDSEKQRLIGLFTQPVVESLAPFKLNQPMTADLSADDYRQAFERIQHYIQAGDCYQVNFAQRFRASCQGDPWLAYCELRKACPTPFSGFQSLPDGGAVLSLSPERFVKVSQRQVETRPIKGTRPRGLTPAEDAANAAELLASPKDRAENLMIVDLLRNDLGRTCRIGSVRVPELFSLESYPNVHHLVSSVTGELADDRDALDLIAGSFPGGSITGAPKIRAMQIIDELEPTRRGLYCGSLLYLDVRGEMDSSIAIRSLLVKDGQVCCWGGGGIVADSDWQAEYQESITKVRILLETLQNL